From Grus americana isolate bGruAme1 chromosome 22, bGruAme1.mat, whole genome shotgun sequence, the proteins below share one genomic window:
- the MAP3K14 gene encoding mitogen-activated protein kinase kinase kinase 14: MAVMGITCQGAPDPAVKHKKELTATKGLNETASEKQSSVCKVEDSKKVIFHSQWKILNDVITKGTAKEETEGGCASISIIAQAECENSQEFSPTLSERSFIAHSKRYSRSDSLDQIPNNVAHATEGKMAPTCWRGRHRGKTKKKRHKKRSKLKIQTVAAGKRGPRTPEQESCTPIPVQEDESHQNILYRHNFWASEFNKDLVYDPLPFEKSEKVLSTGKLHSPRSQYKIELHKLISPIQCLNHVWKRHYQRDSVPQPETLRPFPYNIIPPHFPHLESPLHAMKRSALETYFHGDLNYQDSEHRLSGLNLEYSFPKCVNQSMKTSSDKISVEEYLVDALKGSVSLGEPQNLASLAKTWRGGGLDLKEQFHEADENEGVLLNEKLKPVDYEYREEVHWTKCHGSLGIGSFGEVYKIEDKQTGFQCAAKKVQVEHFRAEELTTCAAITSPKVVPLYGAVKEGPWVTIFMKLMEGGSLGQLIKQSGCLPEDRALSYLGQALEGLEYLHAQNILHGDVKAENVLLSDDGSRALLCDFGHSAHLHPDGLGKCLVTGNYVPGTETHMAPEVVMGKRCDSKVDVWSSCCMMLHMLNGCHPWTQYYNHPLCLKIAKEPPPLREIPPSCNPLTAEIIKMGLEKEPVQRASASELKTKTSVALEEVGGVTSPWKGEYREPRHLSLNKENNPQISLSPTVSPVSETSSDPKLAVKVSCASPVLPPPSLEQTEGVEGTPWNVCKELSETWDPPPLSSTPLPLKSCSHVEKATTISEQELQQLEIELFLNSLSQPYSLEEQEQMLSCLSIDSPFVSDASEKNSMKASHSLRDTMSSGIHSWNSQTDGQSFSWNNLLNRSRHTDTPSYFNGVKIQIQLLSGENLHIRDFHRTKVGDVATGISSQIPVPAFSLVTKEGQPVHYDMEVPDSGIELQCTLAPDCSVSWTWRVKHGQLENRP; this comes from the exons GTGAAAACAGTCAGGAGTTCAGCCCCACTTTATCAGAGAGATCCTTTATTGCTCATAGTAAGCGTTACAG CCGGTCAGACAGTCTCGATCAAATCCCTAACAATGTGGCCCACGCAACGGAGGGGAAGATGGCACCTACCTGTTGGAGAGGGAGGCATCGTGGGAAGACGAAAAAGAAACGTCACAAGAAAAGATCCAAGCTGAAAATACAAACAGTGGCTGCTGGCAAGCGAGGTCCCAGAACTCCAGAACAAGAGAGCTGCACCCCAATTCCCGTCCAG GAGGATGAATCACACCAAAATATTCTTTACAGACACAATTTTTGGGCTTCAGAGTTTAACAAGGACTTGGTCTATGATCCGCTGCCATTTGAGAAATCTGAGAAAGTACTGTCCACGGGCAAACTCCATTCACCAAGAAGCCAATACAAAATAGAACTGCACAAGTTGATAAGCCCTATTCAGTGCCTTAATCATGTTTGGAAACGGCACTATCAGAGGGACAGTGTTCCACAGCCTGAAACTCTCCGTCCTTTTCCCTACAACATAATACCCCCTCATTTCCCACATCTGGAAAGTCCTCTCCATGCCATGAAACGTAGTGCTCTGGAGACGTACTTCCATGGTGATCTCAACTATCAAGACAGTGAGCATCGCTTATCTGGCCTCAACTTAGAATATAGTTTCCCCAAATGTGTCAACCAGTCCATGAAAACCAGTTCGGACAAGATTTCTGTAGAAGAATACTTGGTAGATGCCTTGAAGGGGAGCGTGAGTCTTGGTGAACCACAGAATTTAGCCAGCCTAGCCAAGACATGGAGAGGAGGTGGTCTGGACCTGAAGGAACAATTTCATGAAGCAGATGAAAATGAAGGCGTGCTACTTAACGAG AAACTAAAGCCAGTGGATTATGAGTACCGAGAAGAGGTTCATTGGACCAAGTGTCACGGTTCTTTGGGCATTGGCTCTTTTGGAGAAGTATACAAAATAGAGGACAAACAGACGGGATTTCAGTGTGCTGCCAAAAAG GTACAAGTCGAACACTTCCGTGCAGAGGAGTTAACGACGTGCGCTGCAATAACAAGTCCTAAAGTTGTCCCCTTGTACGGAGCTGTGAAGGAAGGACCTTGGGTGACCATCTTCATGAAGCTGATGGAGG GTGGATCACTAGGTCAGCTAATTAAACAGAGTGGCTGCTTGCCAGAAGACCGAGCCCTAAGTTATTTGGGCCAGGCATTAGAGGGCTTGGAGTATCTTCACGCTCAAAACATTCTCCATGGAGATGTAAAAG CGGAAAATGTGCTCTTGTCTGATGATGGAAGCAGGGCTCTTCTGTGTGACTTTGGTCACTCCGCTCACCTTCATCCAGACGGCCTGGGAAAGTGCTTGGTCACAG GGAACTATGTGCCTGGCACAGAGACTCATATGGCTCCGGAGGTGGTGATGGGAAAGCGTTGTGACTCCAAAGTGGATGTCTGGAGCAGTTGCTGCATGATGCTGCACATGCTGAACGGGTGCCACCCTTGGACGCAGTATTACAATCACCCACTCTGTCTGAAG ATAGCTAAAGAGCCACCTCCTCTGAGGGAAATTCCACCTTCCTGCAACCCTCTCACTGCTGAGATTATTAAAATGGGTCTGGAGAAAGAGCCTGTTCAGAGAGCGTCTGCGTCTGAACTGAAAACTAAGACCAGTGTCGCACTTGAAGAAG tgGGAGGTGTGACAAGCCCCTGGAAAGGTGAATACAGAGAGCCTAGACATTTATCtttgaacaaagaaaacaatccACAGATATCCCTGTCCCCCACAGTGAGCCCAGTTTCTGAGACCAGTTCTGACCCAAAATTAGCCGTCAAAGTTTCTTGTGCAAGCCCAGTTCTACCGCCACCATCTCTGGAGCAAACAGAGGGGGTCGAGGGAACCCCTTGGAATGTGTGCAAGGAGTTATCCGAGACCTGGGATCCTCCACCTCTCTCCTCGACTCCTCTCCCCCTGAAGAGCTGCAGCCATGTGGAGAAAGCAACAACCATTTCGGAACAAGAGCTTCAGCAGCTGGAAATAG AACTGTTTTTGAACAGCCTTTCACAGCCTTACTCGCTGGAAGAGCAAGAACAAATGCTTTCATGTCTCAGCATCGACAGCCCGTTTGTGTCAGATGCCAGTGAGAAG AACTCCATGAAGGCTTCTCATAGCTTGCGAGACACCATGAGCTCTGGGATTCACTCCTGGAACAGCCAGACAGACGGACAGAGCTTCAGTTGGAACAACCTGCTGAACCGCAGTCGGCACACAGACACTCCCAGCTATTTCAACG GAGTAAAAATCCAGATCCAGTTGCTAAGTGGAGAAAACTTACACATCAGGGATTTCCACAGGACAAAGGTGGGAGATGTTGCCACTGGGATAAGCAGCCAG ATACCAGTCCCCGCTTTCAGTCTGGTTACTAAAGAAGGCCAGCCGGTTCACTACGACATGGAGGTCCCTGACTCTGGTATTGAGCTGCAGTGCACCCTTGCCCCTGACTGCAGCGTCAGCTGGACATGGCGAGTCAAACACGGTCAGCTGGAGAACAGGCCGTGA